The Benincasa hispida cultivar B227 chromosome 11, ASM972705v1, whole genome shotgun sequence genome has a segment encoding these proteins:
- the LOC120091421 gene encoding auxin transporter-like protein 2 — translation MLPQKQAEEAIVPNVNETEHEGKEEDKESQSIFSVKNILWHGGSAWDAWFSCASNQVAQVLLTLPYSFSQLGMLSGILFQIFYGVMGSWTAYIISVLYIEYRSRKEKENASFKNHVIQWFEVLDGLLGPYWKAIGLAFNCTFLLFGSVIQLIACASNIYYINDHLDKRTWTYIFGACCATTVFIPSFHNYRIWSFLGLGMTTYTAWYMAIAALVHGQVEGVQHSGPKKLVLYFTGATNILYTFGGHAVTVEIMHAMWKPQKFKYIYLMATLYVFTLTIPSATAVYWAFGDELLNHSNAFSLLPKSGFRDAAVILMLIHQFITFGFACTPLYFVWEKVIGMHDTKSICLRAVARLPVVIPIWFLAIIFPFFGPINSAVGALLVSFTVYIIPALAHMLTYRKASARQNAAEKPPFFLPSWVGMYALNTFVVAWVLVVGFGFGGWASMTNFVRQVDTFGLFAKCYQCKGPPAVAPTPHH, via the exons ATGTTGCCTCAGAAACAAGCAGAGGAAGCCATAGTTCCCAACGTGAACGAAACAGAGCATGAAGgcaaagaagaagataaagaatCTCAGTCCATTTTCAGTGTCAAAAACATCCTCTGGCATGGTGGTTCTGCTTGGGATGCCTGGTTCAGTTGTGCTTCAaatcaa GTGGCCCAGGTTCTGTTAACACTGCCATATTCATTTTCTCAGCTGGGAATGCTTTCTGggattttgtttcaaattttctacGGAGTAATGGGTAGTTGGACTGCTTATATAATCAGTGTACTGTACATTGAATACAGAAGTAGGAAGGAGAAAGAGAATGCGAGCTTCAAAAACCATGTGATTCAGTGGTTTGAAGTTCTTGATGGCTTATTGGGTCCTTATTGGAAAGCCATTGGACTTGCATTTAACTGTACCTTCCTCTTGTTTGGATCAGTCATTCAACTCATTGCTTGTGCAag CAATATTTATTACATCAATGACCATTTGGACAAGAGAACTTGGACTTATATTTTTGGAGCTTGTTGTGCTACAACTGTTTTCATCCCTTCTTTCCATAACTACCGGATTTGGTCCTTTTTGGGTCTTGGAATGACCACTTACACTGCCTGGTATATGGCCATCGCCGCCCTTGTCCACGGCCAG gttGAGGGTGTACAGCACTCTGGCCCTAAGAAACTGGTTCTGTACTTCACCGGCGCCACTAACATTCTTTACACATTCGGAGGCCATGCCGTGACAGT TGAAATTATGCACGCTATGTGGAAGCCACAGAAATTCAAGTACATCTATTTAATGGCTACCTTATACGTTTTCACCTTAACGATTCCGTCAGCCACCGCCGTGTATTGGGCTTTCGGTGATGAACTACTCAACCACTCCAACGCCTTCTCCCTCCTCCCAAAATCCGGCTTCCGTGACGCCGCCGTCATCCTCATGCTTATCCACCAG TTTATTACGTTTGGTTTTGCTTGTACGCCGTTGTACTTTGTGTGGGAGAAAGTGATTGGAATGCATGATACGAAGAGCATTTGTTTAAGGGCTGTTGCGAGGTTACCAGTGGTGATACCGATTTGGTTTTTGGCAATAATTTTCCCATTCTTTGGGCCTATAAATTCGGCGGTGGGAGCTTTGTTGGTGAGTTTCACAGTGTATATTATACCTGCTTTGGCTCATATGCTCACTTACAGAAAGGCCTCTGCTCGTCAG AATGCGGCGGAGAAGCCTCCATTCTTCCTCCCGAGCTGGGTCGGTATGTACGCATTGAACACATTCGTGGTGGCGTGGGTTCTCGtggttgggtttgggtttggAGGATGGGCTAGCATGACGAACTTCGTTAGGCAAGTCGACACCTTCGGACTTTTTGCGAAGTGCTATCAATGCAAGGGTCCCCCTGCAGTGGCTCCGACCCCGCATCACTAA